From Deltaproteobacteria bacterium, a single genomic window includes:
- a CDS encoding NAD(P)/FAD-dependent oxidoreductase, with amino-acid sequence MREPEIDVAVIGGGVVGLSCAYDLAQRGRSVVLFERHARLGEETSTHNSGVIHAGIYYPNGSLKARLCVQGRRRLIARLREWEIPHRIGGKLIVAQDGTEIATLERLRENALQNGVTDRRLLDPAQVRALEPHVVARPALYSPGTGVFNVGAYLRALEARLLAAGGVVLANAEVTGVERDAAGIEIATATRGRVRARVVVNAAGLYADEVAAMCGEAGHRIHPCRGEYAVVIPKKAHVVSNLVYPVPGHLGLGVHLTRTVDGELWLGPDARFIEDKTDYEANRRSPDDFFAEAHRLCPAIERGDLRMGPSGIRPKRHGPGEPAPDFHIAAQSDDPRILHMIGIESPGLTASPAIGRMALDWASEVLD; translated from the coding sequence ATGCGCGAACCCGAAATCGATGTGGCGGTGATCGGCGGCGGCGTGGTCGGGCTGTCGTGCGCGTACGATCTCGCGCAGCGTGGCCGGTCGGTGGTTTTATTCGAGCGCCACGCGCGGCTCGGCGAAGAAACCTCGACGCACAACAGCGGCGTCATCCACGCGGGCATCTACTACCCCAACGGCTCGCTGAAGGCGCGGCTGTGCGTGCAGGGCCGCCGCCGCCTGATCGCACGCCTGCGCGAGTGGGAAATCCCCCACCGCATCGGCGGCAAGCTGATCGTGGCGCAGGACGGCACCGAAATCGCCACGCTGGAGCGCCTACGCGAAAACGCCCTGCAAAACGGCGTGACGGATCGTCGCCTGCTCGACCCGGCCCAGGTCCGCGCGCTGGAGCCGCACGTCGTCGCGCGGCCCGCGCTGTATTCTCCGGGCACGGGCGTGTTCAACGTCGGCGCGTATCTGCGCGCCCTGGAAGCCCGCTTGCTCGCGGCGGGCGGCGTCGTGCTCGCGAACGCGGAGGTGACCGGCGTCGAGCGCGACGCGGCGGGCATCGAGATCGCCACGGCCACGCGGGGCCGAGTGCGTGCCCGCGTCGTCGTCAATGCGGCGGGGCTCTACGCCGACGAGGTCGCGGCCATGTGCGGCGAGGCCGGTCATCGCATTCATCCGTGCCGGGGCGAATACGCCGTGGTCATTCCCAAAAAGGCGCATGTCGTTTCCAACCTCGTATATCCCGTTCCCGGACATCTGGGGTTGGGCGTCCACCTGACGCGAACCGTCGACGGAGAACTCTGGCTCGGGCCCGACGCACGTTTCATTGAGGATAAGACCGACTACGAAGCGAATCGCCGTTCGCCGGACGACTTTTTTGCGGAAGCGCACCGGCTGTGTCCGGCCATCGAACGCGGCGACCTGCGTATGGGCCCGTCGGGGATTCGTCCCAAACGTCACGGTCCTGGCGAGCCCGCGCCCGACTTTCACATCGCGGCGCAGTCGGACGATCCGCGCATCCTGCACATGATCGGCATCGAATCGCCGGGGCTGACCGCGTCGCCCGCGATCGGCCGGATGGCGCTCGACTGGGCGTCCGAGGTTCTGGACTGA